CGCCGGCGTGCACGGCCTTGTGCGAGGCCGTCAGGCTTTCCAGTGCGAAGACGATGCGCGCGCGAAGCGCCGCGACGACGGCCCTCTTGTCGATCGACGACATCCTGGAATCCTCATGCACGGTCACGCAGCGCCGACGGTGCGAAAAAGACACGACCGTTCAGTGCGCCATACGCAACGCCCATAGCAGCACGATGGCGCCGACGACCGACAGCACGAATCCCGCAGGATGGAAATTCGAGCCCGGCTCCGGCTTTTTCAGCACGGTGCCGAGGAATCCTCCGACCACCGAGCCGAGAATTCCGACAATGGACGTTGCGAGGAACCCCATGCTGTCGGCGCCGGGCATCAGCAGGCGGGCCATGAGACCGACGACGAACCCTACGAGGACGGACCAGATCACGTGGAACATCGAAGCCTCCGTGTCTCGGACATTCGCGCGAGCCGACCTGCGGGCGCTCGCGTACCAGTATCCCGGGTCATCGAACACTCGTCATCGCAGACGTCATCGCTGGCCGATCGCTTCGGATCCGGTGCTGCGATTCTCCATCGAACGCCGCCCGTCGGCGAGCGGACTTCTGGACGACGCCATCTGTGCCCGTCGGCGAGCGGTCGCCCCCCCCGTCTACGAGGACTGACCGATGAATCAGTCGCTGAAAGGGGTTGTTCGCTCCCCCGCCGCTTGTGTAGCTAGGGGCGACTTCGTATAGCTGCCCGCAGTTTCGAGCTGCATCGACGATCTCCTAAGAACGGAACATCCATGGCCAACACATCCCGAAGTCGGCCCCGCTCCATTCTGCTTGGCTCCGCGATCCTTGCCGCCGCCTCGGGCTGCGGCGGAGGCGGTGGCGGCGGCGGGCTTCCCGCGACCAACCTGGCCTTCTCGGTCAACTGGGAGCAGAAAGCCGCGGTTTCCGCGTCCAGCGAGCAAGCCGGCGCCCCGGGCACCGAGAGCCAGTTCGCAACGCCGATCCCGCTATCCGTCAATGCGATTCGCTTCATCGTCACCCCCTCAACGGGGACGCAGTGCTGCATTGCCGTGCTGCGCGACAGCCAGGCTTTCATCGACCGTCACATTCTTCTTACGGGAATCGCCGACGGCCAGGCCGAGCTCGAGGTCAACGGGTTCCCGACCGACTTCGCGCCGGCGCGCGGCGTCGCAGCGACGTGCGCGACGCTGCCTCCGGGGCAGGGCTCGCCGTGCTCGGGCCCGCAGAACACCCTGCCCAGCTTCGGTAGCGACGCGATCCCGGTCGACGTCGTTCCCGGCCAGCAGAACGTGGTCAACGTCGACGTGCACTCGCTGCCTTTCCTGCTGGACCTGAATCCTCCCGACGCAGGAACGGCCGACGGCGTGCGTCCTCACGTGCGGTTCACGGTCGTCGATGCCGTGCACGACGTCAACGCCGACAGCATCGACGTGCAGCTCAGCGACCCGCCGGTTACCGCGGCCGCAGACATCCTCTCCGCATTGCACTGTGCCGACAACGATCCGCAGCTTCCTGAATGCAGCAGCGGCGGGGCCCTGGATGTGCGCGGGCTGAAGATTCTCTCGCAGTCGCCGAGCGACCTCCCGCCGGGCACCGCCAACCTGACGATCCGCGCGACCAATACGGGCTCGCCGACGCAGAGCATGGAGTCGGACACGACCTTCACCGTGCCCGGAGGCGAGACCACGACGACGACAGCCACCTCGACCACGTCCACTTCGTCGACGACGACTTCCACCGGCGAGACGACGACCACGACGCTGCTGCCGCCGCAGACGTTCTGCCTCAAATACTCGGTCAGCAACGCGGTCGACCTCGTCGGCATCTCGTGGACGACGTCCTACGGCACCACGGGCGGCGACTTCATCGGAACGGGCGAGAACGTCGCGTGCACCAAGCTCCTCAGCACCAATCCCGACGAGACTCTCGCGACGTTCAACGACGATGACGCCAATGACGAGCTGCACGCGGCGATCGTCAGCGCGCAGACCTTCAGCGGACCGGTGGACCTGGCGCTGTGCCGCTTCCAGCAGTCGCCGCCGCTGGTGCTCGCGAACCTGATCGTGCAGGTCACCGAGGCGACTGCGCCCGACCTGTCTGCGGCCGATGCGACCGTCGTCATCGAGGAAATCCAATGCCCAGCACAGTGATGCGACGCAGTCCCCGCCGTCCCGTCCTTCGCTGGCAGGCGCCTGCCCGTCGCGGCCTTGCGTGCGCCGTGCTTGCGCTTGCCGTCGCTGCGCCGTCGTTCGCATCCGAGAAGGGCAACGCAGAGCGCCTCTACACGCGCGGCCTCGCCGAGATGCACGCGGGGCACGACGCCGCCGCACTCGCGCTGTTCCAGCAGGCCGTCACTGCCGATCCGAAGGACGTTCACGCGCTCTACTACCGCGCTCTCGGTTACGGGCACGCGGGTCAGTACAAGGAAGCAGCCGCCGACCTGAAGATCGTCGTCGCGGCCGGCGATCCGACGATCTACCGCGACACTCTCGAGCTGGGCTACGCCGAATACCGGCTCAACCATTTCGACGACGCCGCCGCTGCGCTGCAGTCCGCGGTCCAGCGGCCGCGCGCCGCGGGCGAAGCGACGCTGCTGCTCGGCATCGTCGAGATCCGCCGCGGCAACTACGCCGTCGCGCGCGCGAACCTGGCCAAAGTCGAAGCGCTCGATGCCTCGCTGGCCTTGCAGGCGCGCTACTACCAGGGCCTGGCGGCGTACCGCGCCGGCGACGAAGGCACGGCGGTCGCCGAGTTCACGTGGGTAAGCCAGCAGCCGGGCGGCGGGCCTTTTCCCCACGAAGCGTCCGCGTTCCTCGATGCGATGCGCCAGAACGGGGCCAAGCGCTACCGTCTCTACGCTGGTGTCGCGCTCGAGTACGACAGCAACGTCCAGCTGGCCCCGGACAGCGACAGCCTCTCGCACGGCGTCTACGGGATCAGCAACAAGGACGACGGGCGCACGGTGTTCACCGCAGGCGGAAAGTACTCGCTGCTGTCGACGCCGTCATGGAACGTCGCGATCGGCTACGACTTCCTGCAGAGCCTGCACTTCGACCTCGACTCGTTCGACGTCCAGAGCCACCAGGCCAGCGTCGAGACGTCGTGGGTGCGCGGGCCCCTGACCCTCGGCATGGCGGGCGCGTTCGACTACGACATGCTCGACGAGAAGAGCCTCGACGTCGGCGGCTACTTGCTGCCGTGGGCGCGCTGGGACGAGGGTGCTTTCGGCCACACCGAGGTTTACTACCGGCTGCGGCACCGCAACTTCGTCGAGCAGCCATACAGTCCGGTGCGCGACTCGCTCAACAACGCAACCGGCATTCGCCAGTACTTCTCGCTCGGCATGCCCACCCGCAACATCGTGATCGGCTACCGCTTCGACTCCGACGAGGCCGATCACGGGTCGGCCACTGCGGCGCTGAACGGCCACCAATACGACTACCACGGCGACCAGTTCGAAGGCGGCGTGCAGTGGGACTTCGGCCACGACTGGTTCGCGGACGCAGTCTACGCGTACAAGCTCGAGAACTACGCACACGCCAGCGGCTTCGTTTCGCTGACCGGCGACAGCCGCGACGACGACCGCCACACGGTGATCGCACGCGTCGAGAAGAGACTGAACGAGTACCTGTGGCTCAACGCGTCGTACATCTTCCGGTTCAACTCGTCCGACGAGAATTCGTTCCAGTACACGCGCCACATCACGTCGCTCGGACTGGAGGCGAGGTACTGAGATGCTGCGAAAGGCACTGACAACCCTGCTTGTCGCGGGCCTGGCGCTGGCGGCGGCAGTGGCCGACGCCGCGGACGCAGGCAAGATCGTCACGCTCGAGGGAACCGTCGAGATCGGCCACGGCGGCGCATTCGCGAAGGCCGGCGTCGAAAGTGTCGTCGAAACGGGCGACACGATTCGCACCGGCACTCCGGGCCGCGCCCGCGTGCTCTTCATCGACGACTCCGTGTTGAACATCGCCGACGGATCGACCCTCGTCGTCGACGAAACGGTGTTCGATCCGAACAAGGGAAGCGCGACGACGCTGCTGCACCTGCTCGGCGGCAAGGTGCGTGCGCTGGTCAGCGACTACTACTCGGGCGCGCAGGCGTCCTACAAGATCGAGACGACCACGGCGGTGGCCGGCGTGCGCGGCACCGAGTTCGTCGTCGCGTACAATACCAAGAACCAGCTGAGCGAAGTGCTCGGACTCGGCGGCACTGTCGAGGTGCACAGCCCGCGCGACCTCAAGAATCACGGCGTCCTGGTGCACGACCATCAGCTGACCGAAGTGGCCAAGGGAAAGTTCCCGACGCCTCCGCGCCAGATCACGAGCGACGACGACGATTACAGACGCCTGATGCAGGGCCTCTCGCTGCCTGGCGCCGGCGATCCGGAATCGCTGATCCTCAACGACCCGACGATCGGCGGCAAGGAAGTCCCGCTGACCGATACGCCCGAAGGAAACGGCCCGATCACGGCCGGAGGGCTGCCGACCGGACCGGCCGGCGAAAACCCCGGCGGCACGTTCGGGCCGGGAGCTCCCGATCCGGATCTTCCGCCCGATGTTCCCGCCAAGACCGGTGGCGACGTGCTCGGCCAGCCTCAGCCCGTGCTGAACGCGACCGGGATCGACGTGCATTTCTAACGGAACCGGGGACGGCAGCAGGCGCGTGCGCTGGTGCCTGACCCCATTCCGCTGGTGCCTGACCCTATTCCGCTGGTGCCTGACCCCATTACACCAATGGCATAGTGCCGGGCCCTGGCTACTTCGTTTCCATTACCGTTACGCCGGCCCAGTCGGCGGGGGGTGGGTCGGATGCGAAGATGCGGCAGCGTTTGACGTAGAGGTTGCTCGGGCCGTCGCCGGGATACGCTTCGAGCAGCGCCATGAATGCCGCTTCGGCGCGCGCCCATTCGCGTTTGCGGAACAGCCCGAGCGCGGTCGCGAAGTGCGTGACGAGGTCGCTCGTGCTTGCGGCGTCGGCCGCGCGTCCGACCAATTCGAAAATCCGGACCGGCAGTGCCTTGCCCTTGACGGCGACGACGTCGAGCTCGCGCGTCACGAACGCATCGCCGGCCTGCTCGCACACCGCCTCGCTCACGAGCAGACTCACGCCGTACGTCTTGGTCAGCCCCTCCAGGCGCGAACCGAGGTTCACGTTGTCGCCGATCACGGTGTAGCTCAGGTGGGAAGCCGAGCCCATGTTGCCCGAGACCATGTCGCCCGTGTGGATGCCGATGCCGGCTTCGATGCGCGGCCATCCGCGCGACGTCCATTCTTCGCTGCGCTGGCGAAGGCGCGTGCTCATGTCGAGAGCCGCCGCGCACGCGCGCATCGCGTGGTCGGTGCATTCCACCGGCGCGCCCCACACCGCCATGATCGCGTCGCCGATGTACTTGTCGAGAGTTCCTTCGTGCTCGAATACGATCCCCGTCATCTCCCCGAGATAGACGTTGAGGATCTCGACGAGCGTCTCCGGCTCCAGTCCTTCGGAGATCGACGTGAACCCGCGGATGTCGGAGAACAGCACGGTAAGGCACCTGCGCGTTCCGCCGAGCGCGAGCAGGTCGGGATTTTCGCTGACCATGCGCGCCAGCTCGGGGTTGAGGTAGCGGCTGAACGCTTCGCGGGTGCGGCGTTTCTCGCGCTCGACGGTGACGAAGTGGTGCAGGCTGATCGTCATGTAGACGAGCGCGATCGCGACCAGCGGATAGACGATGCCGAGCGGCACTCCCTCGGCGAGAAACAGCCACTGGCTCAGCCCGAGGTAGCCGACGACCAGCGACAGCGCGACCAGCGCCGCCGCGACGCCCTGCACGCGCGCCAGCGCCGCGCCGAGGACGAGCACGCTCGCGAGGATCGCGCCGATCTCGACGAGCACGATCCAGCGCGGCTGGCTCAGAAGATCGTCGCGCAGCACGTTGTCGATGACCGTCGCGTGCAGCTCGACGCCGGGGTAGATGCCGTCGAAAGGCGTGGCCCGTATGTCGGCGACGGCAGTGGCAGTGACGCCGACGATGACGGCTTTGCCGAGCAAGGTGGCGGGATCGGCGCGGCCGGCCAGCAGGTCCGCGGCAGACACGCGGCGAAACGTCCCGCCCGGGCCGCGGAAGTTGAGCAACATCTGGCCGTCCTCGCGAACGGGAATCTCGTGGGGGCCGAGGCGCACATCGGCGGCCTCGAGCGACACGATCCGAAGGCGCGCCTGCCAGTCGGGGTGCACGACCTGCAGCATCGACAGCGACAGCGGCAGCGCCATGCGGTCGCCGTAGCTCATGACCGCAGGCACGCGGCGGTAATACCCGTCGGGGTCAGGTTCGGAGTTGAAGAAGCCGTTCGATTTCGCTGCAGCGGCGATTGCCGGGATGTTCGTGACAGCCGTCTTCGCCGCGAGGATCTTGGTTTCTCCGCTCTCTCCCGCCTCGGACTGCACGGCAGCATACGAGGCGACGGCGACATTGCTGCCGCCGCTGTGGCTCCCGCCGCGATCGAAGAAATAGCCGAGCACGACGTTGCCGGATTTGGCGATGGAATCGGCGAGCGCGCGGTCGTCGGGGCTGCCGTCGGCAAGAGCCCGCGAGACTTCGGCCAGCGCCTGGTCGCCGACGCGACCTTTGAGGGACGTCAGGTCGGGAGCCGCCGTCGCTTCCGACTGCACGATGTCGAACCCGACCACCGACGGGCCGCCCTCCTCGATCTTGTCGAGCAGGCGCGCGAGCGTCGCCCTGGGCCAGGGCCAGCGGCCGATCTCGGCGATGCTCGCGTCGTCGACCGCAACGATGACTGCCTCGGGTGAGCCGGGCTGGCGGCCGCGCGCCAGCAGGCGAAGGTCGATGGCCCGGGCATCGAGAAGGGCCAGCGGCGCAATGCCGATGAAACGGAGGACCGCCAGCACCACCCCGAGCAGAGCTGCGATCGTCATCGGGGAGAGCCGGGCGGCCAGGCGCAGGCGAGGCATCGACGCGCAGTTTAGCAGGTTGCGGCGTGCGGGCCGACGGCAGGGGTTTTTCCGCAGCCTGCCAGCAGGGGCCCGGTGCCGCGTCCAT
This genomic window from Candidatus Binatia bacterium contains:
- a CDS encoding FecR family protein, with translation MLRKALTTLLVAGLALAAAVADAADAGKIVTLEGTVEIGHGGAFAKAGVESVVETGDTIRTGTPGRARVLFIDDSVLNIADGSTLVVDETVFDPNKGSATTLLHLLGGKVRALVSDYYSGAQASYKIETTTAVAGVRGTEFVVAYNTKNQLSEVLGLGGTVEVHSPRDLKNHGVLVHDHQLTEVAKGKFPTPPRQITSDDDDYRRLMQGLSLPGAGDPESLILNDPTIGGKEVPLTDTPEGNGPITAGGLPTGPAGENPGGTFGPGAPDPDLPPDVPAKTGGDVLGQPQPVLNATGIDVHF
- a CDS encoding GlsB/YeaQ/YmgE family stress response membrane protein, whose product is MFHVIWSVLVGFVVGLMARLLMPGADSMGFLATSIVGILGSVVGGFLGTVLKKPEPGSNFHPAGFVLSVVGAIVLLWALRMAH
- a CDS encoding adenylate/guanylate cyclase domain-containing protein; translation: MTIAALLGVVLAVLRFIGIAPLALLDARAIDLRLLARGRQPGSPEAVIVAVDDASIAEIGRWPWPRATLARLLDKIEEGGPSVVGFDIVQSEATAAPDLTSLKGRVGDQALAEVSRALADGSPDDRALADSIAKSGNVVLGYFFDRGGSHSGGSNVAVASYAAVQSEAGESGETKILAAKTAVTNIPAIAAAAKSNGFFNSEPDPDGYYRRVPAVMSYGDRMALPLSLSMLQVVHPDWQARLRIVSLEAADVRLGPHEIPVREDGQMLLNFRGPGGTFRRVSAADLLAGRADPATLLGKAVIVGVTATAVADIRATPFDGIYPGVELHATVIDNVLRDDLLSQPRWIVLVEIGAILASVLVLGAALARVQGVAAALVALSLVVGYLGLSQWLFLAEGVPLGIVYPLVAIALVYMTISLHHFVTVEREKRRTREAFSRYLNPELARMVSENPDLLALGGTRRCLTVLFSDIRGFTSISEGLEPETLVEILNVYLGEMTGIVFEHEGTLDKYIGDAIMAVWGAPVECTDHAMRACAAALDMSTRLRQRSEEWTSRGWPRIEAGIGIHTGDMVSGNMGSASHLSYTVIGDNVNLGSRLEGLTKTYGVSLLVSEAVCEQAGDAFVTRELDVVAVKGKALPVRIFELVGRAADAASTSDLVTHFATALGLFRKREWARAEAAFMALLEAYPGDGPSNLYVKRCRIFASDPPPADWAGVTVMETK
- a CDS encoding tetratricopeptide repeat protein gives rise to the protein MPSTVMRRSPRRPVLRWQAPARRGLACAVLALAVAAPSFASEKGNAERLYTRGLAEMHAGHDAAALALFQQAVTADPKDVHALYYRALGYGHAGQYKEAAADLKIVVAAGDPTIYRDTLELGYAEYRLNHFDDAAAALQSAVQRPRAAGEATLLLGIVEIRRGNYAVARANLAKVEALDASLALQARYYQGLAAYRAGDEGTAVAEFTWVSQQPGGGPFPHEASAFLDAMRQNGAKRYRLYAGVALEYDSNVQLAPDSDSLSHGVYGISNKDDGRTVFTAGGKYSLLSTPSWNVAIGYDFLQSLHFDLDSFDVQSHQASVETSWVRGPLTLGMAGAFDYDMLDEKSLDVGGYLLPWARWDEGAFGHTEVYYRLRHRNFVEQPYSPVRDSLNNATGIRQYFSLGMPTRNIVIGYRFDSDEADHGSATAALNGHQYDYHGDQFEGGVQWDFGHDWFADAVYAYKLENYAHASGFVSLTGDSRDDDRHTVIARVEKRLNEYLWLNASYIFRFNSSDENSFQYTRHITSLGLEARY